The Leptospira mtsangambouensis genomic sequence ACGGGAAAGACTTAAATACGTTGGGTAGCCGTCTACAACCTGTTTGTCGGACTGAGTTCTGTTTTGGAAACTTCCTGGATTTAAAGCTCGAAACCCTATGTAAAAAATCAAAACAACCAAAACCAAATCAATGAGAAGGACAATCTGTCTCCATCTTGTTTTTTTGTTTTTATCACCAATTTGTTTTAGGTATTCTCTAAATTCTTCCGGTGAACGAGAATGGTATCCTTTTCCCATTTACACTAACTCCACAAGAGACTTTAGAATTTGGTGGGCAGAAGGATAAGGTTCTTCCAACTGTTTGGAATGGTCCAAAAAGGAAAGTGCCAAGTGCACGGAGTCGGGAATGTCAAAATCCAAACTGAGATACCTTGCCAAAATTCCTGATAATAAATCTCCCGTTCCCATCGTGGCAAGTTTGGGATTGGGTGACTCCCAAATATAAGAGGAACCATCGGGGCAAACAAGAAGGCTTACAAAGGATTTGAGTAACACATATACATTGTTTTGTGGGCAAAAATCGATTAACGTATCGTAAGCGGCTTGGACAGAATTATGGGTTTTGCCAGTCATTCGATTCAGTTCTCCTACATGAGGAGTGAGTAGGATTTGATTCCCTTGGGGAAGTTTGGTTCCAAAACTAGGAATGGCTCCAGCATCCAAAATCAGTTTTTTATCATCAGGCAGAGTCCATCCTTCCAAATCTTTCGGAAACTTTGTGAGCCCGGGTCCTACAACCAGAGTTTTTGTTTTGATAAAAAAGGGATCACTTGTGATATCAGGAAAGGAAGAAGATTTTGTCATTTTGGAAAGATCGTCTTTTAAAACAAAGGAGCTGATTTGTGGAGAAGGGGAAAATATTTTACTAATCCCTCCACCGAGTCTTGAAAAGGCATTTTCAGAAAGTAAAATGGCACCTTCCATTCCGGTTTCTCCACCATAAAAAATGGCAGAACCAGCACTGTATTTATGGTCCTTGTTTTTTCTTTTTAGGGCTTGGACTGCCGATTCTGGGTTCGGTTCTAAATAATAACGATTCGAAAAAGTAACTTTGTTTAGGTGGGTTTTGATGGGAAACCCAATGGATTCGTAATATCTAGGAATGATAGAATCTTTTTCATAAATAAACCCTACGTTCTCCCATTTCCTTGTCCCAAGTTCTTCAATGGAATCCGCATAAACAAATACATTCGTTTCCCCTGGTTTTCCAAGAGAGTTTGGATCCCATCCACTCGCTGTATCAAGCGACAACCTGTAAAAAAATACCTCGGAGTCATTGATGGTTTCAATGAGTTCCACTAGTTCTTCGGAAAGTTTCCCTTGAAATCCTGTTCCCAGAAGGGCATCCACAAGAAGGACG encodes the following:
- a CDS encoding NAD(P)H-hydrate epimerase, whose protein sequence is MKHQPLFTNKESKSLDSLTTKELGFKEETLMGMAALSVFHANEDLWKTAESIWILCGTGGNGGDGYALAHILYQEGFPVRCFSKAPNKSEAGKFYEALVSKTLGATSTLEDFYNEWEEAKEDSVLLVDALLGTGFQGKLSEELVELIETINDSEVFFYRLSLDTASGWDPNSLGKPGETNVFVYADSIEELGTRKWENVGFIYEKDSIIPRYYESIGFPIKTHLNKVTFSNRYYLEPNPESAVQALKRKNKDHKYSAGSAIFYGGETGMEGAILLSENAFSRLGGGISKIFSPSPQISSFVLKDDLSKMTKSSSFPDITSDPFFIKTKTLVVGPGLTKFPKDLEGWTLPDDKKLILDAGAIPSFGTKLPQGNQILLTPHVGELNRMTGKTHNSVQAAYDTLIDFCPQNNVYVLLKSFVSLLVCPDGSSYIWESPNPKLATMGTGDLLSGILARYLSLDFDIPDSVHLALSFLDHSKQLEEPYPSAHQILKSLVELV